The Vibrio mangrovi genome includes a region encoding these proteins:
- the malQ gene encoding 4-alpha-glucanotransferase, producing the protein MEIEQNVLLEVAHQAGIAERYISNWGKEAIVSRKTIEYLLGVLGYDMQSKEALLHSAEKIHKQPILEPVLFGKDEQVIEVPLYLGSSARESEFQWYLDTEQGERYEGYLQSQIVRDEREDGGPLVFSLSTTLPIGYHTLSVLRKGRQTPYQTTLIVTPSSCFRQPELVQGKKLWGPSVQLYTLRSQQNWGIGDFGDLKQLVVKIAEMGANFVGLNPIHALFPASPESASPYSPSSRRWINILYIDVKAVPELSQCQVAQKQISSPAFQKRLNTARESEWVQYAAVAALKMEILPLLYDTFKSLHLDPLTERGQAFHDFVAKGGESLLSLAAFDAIHAELCEKDSDIWGWPVFPENYRRFHSSAVKDYIRDHEDRINFYLYMQWLADTQIQEVQRVAKAQGMTIGLYRDLAVGVAESGAEAWADQGNLLLDVSIGAPPDELGPLGQNWGLPPLNPQTLRHQAYEPFIQLLRANMKYCGALRIDHILGLLRLWWIPRGEKATQGAYLYYRVDELLAILALESHRHQCSVIGEDLGTVPDEIASLLADAGIHSYKVFFFETAKDGGYISPQHYTAQSMSALCTHDMPTLRGFWHCRDLTMGHEIGLYPDEKMLKPRFDARLHNKQAILDSIAWHGFLPDSVGRDAMTVPMDEALSEAMHLHMAAGASALMSIQLEDWLQMDNPVNIPGTVEEYPNWRRKLCEPLETLFTLPAVQRLAEHISVVRAEKSKVVKDCVKD; encoded by the coding sequence ATGGAAATTGAACAAAACGTTTTGCTGGAGGTTGCCCATCAGGCTGGTATTGCAGAACGGTACATCAGCAATTGGGGTAAAGAAGCGATTGTCAGTCGCAAAACGATTGAATATCTGCTGGGGGTTCTTGGCTATGATATGCAGTCAAAAGAAGCATTACTTCACTCGGCAGAGAAAATTCACAAGCAGCCGATTCTGGAACCGGTTTTGTTTGGTAAAGATGAGCAGGTGATTGAAGTACCACTCTATCTGGGAAGCAGCGCCCGGGAGAGTGAATTTCAATGGTATCTGGATACTGAGCAGGGCGAGCGTTACGAAGGATATCTACAGTCTCAGATTGTCAGAGATGAACGTGAAGATGGCGGCCCGTTGGTTTTTTCGTTATCGACAACGCTGCCGATCGGCTATCACACCTTGTCTGTTCTGCGTAAAGGACGTCAGACGCCTTACCAGACGACATTGATTGTGACACCCTCATCGTGTTTCAGGCAACCTGAACTGGTTCAGGGGAAAAAGCTGTGGGGGCCTAGTGTGCAGTTATACACACTGCGTTCGCAACAGAACTGGGGAATTGGTGATTTCGGCGATTTGAAGCAACTGGTTGTCAAAATAGCAGAAATGGGCGCCAATTTTGTTGGCCTGAATCCGATTCACGCTCTGTTTCCTGCCAGTCCGGAAAGCGCCAGTCCTTATAGTCCGTCTTCTCGTCGTTGGATCAACATTCTGTATATTGATGTTAAGGCGGTTCCTGAGTTGAGCCAGTGTCAGGTAGCACAAAAACAGATCTCCAGCCCTGCTTTCCAGAAACGGCTGAATACTGCCAGAGAGAGTGAATGGGTCCAGTATGCGGCGGTTGCTGCACTGAAAATGGAGATACTACCGCTGCTTTATGACACATTCAAAAGCCTGCATCTGGATCCTCTGACTGAACGGGGACAGGCATTTCATGATTTCGTTGCAAAAGGTGGTGAGTCCTTACTATCACTTGCGGCTTTTGATGCAATTCATGCTGAACTTTGTGAAAAAGACTCCGACATTTGGGGCTGGCCGGTGTTTCCGGAAAACTATCGCCGTTTTCACAGTTCGGCGGTCAAAGACTATATTCGTGACCATGAAGATCGGATTAACTTCTATCTTTACATGCAGTGGCTTGCCGATACCCAGATTCAGGAAGTACAGCGTGTTGCGAAAGCGCAGGGGATGACGATCGGACTTTACCGTGATCTGGCGGTTGGTGTTGCGGAATCCGGAGCGGAAGCCTGGGCAGATCAGGGGAACCTGTTGTTGGATGTCAGTATCGGTGCTCCACCGGATGAACTGGGGCCGCTCGGACAAAACTGGGGATTACCGCCACTGAATCCGCAGACTCTCAGACATCAGGCCTATGAGCCGTTTATTCAACTGCTCCGGGCTAATATGAAATATTGTGGCGCGCTGCGCATCGACCATATTCTGGGATTACTCCGTTTATGGTGGATTCCCCGGGGGGAAAAAGCGACTCAGGGAGCCTATCTTTATTATCGTGTGGATGAACTGCTTGCCATTCTGGCTCTGGAATCTCATCGTCATCAATGTAGCGTTATTGGCGAAGATTTGGGAACTGTTCCCGATGAAATTGCCTCATTACTGGCCGATGCCGGTATCCATTCTTATAAAGTCTTCTTTTTTGAGACAGCTAAAGATGGTGGCTATATTTCTCCTCAGCATTATACGGCTCAGTCGATGTCGGCATTATGTACTCATGATATGCCAACACTGCGGGGATTCTGGCATTGTCGGGATCTGACCATGGGTCATGAAATCGGACTTTACCCGGACGAAAAAATGCTCAAACCCCGGTTTGATGCCCGGTTGCATAATAAACAAGCCATCTTAGATTCGATCGCCTGGCATGGCTTTCTGCCGGATAGTGTCGGACGTGACGCAATGACTGTACCAATGGATGAAGCTCTGAGTGAAGCCATGCATCTTCATATGGCGGCAGGCGCATCGGCGCTGATGAGCATTCAACTGGAAGACTGGCTGCAAATGGATAATCCGGTCAATATTCCGGGAACTGTTGAGGAATATCCCAACTGGCGGCGTAAGCTTTGTGAGCCTTTGGAAACATTATTTACACTTCCCGCAGTACAACGTCTGGCTGAACACATTTCGGTTGTCCGGGCTGAGAAGAGTAAGGTTGTAAAGGATTGTGTAAAGGATTGA